A window of Flavobacteriales bacterium genomic DNA:
TCGGCCGACCTGAGCTATGTGCTTGGAGTCGCAGAAAAACTCGGCAGCTTGATCGAAGAGTTCGTGGTGGTCGTGGATAAGAGCACGGTTCCAGTCGGGACTGCAGAGAAAGTCAGAGCCAAGATCGCTGAGAATGCACGCGAGCAATTTGCTGTGGTCTCCAACCCCGAGTTCCTTCGTGAAGGCTTCGCTGTGGATGACTTCATGAAGCCGGACAGAGTGGTCGTGGGGACTTCCTCCAAGCGCGCGCGGGGTGTCATGGAAGATCTGTATAAGCCTTTCGTTCGCCAAGGAAATCCATTGATATTCATGGATGAGAAATCCGCTGAGCTGACCAAGTATGCAGCCAATGCTTTCCTAGCGACCAAGATCACCTTCATGAATGAGATCGCCAATTTCTGCGAAGCAGTAGGTGCCGATGTCGACAAGGTGAGACTAGGAGTAGGAACGGACACCCGGATCGGGAAACGATTCCTCTTCCCGGGAATCGGTTATGGAGGGAGCTGCTTTCCAAAGGATGTGCAAGCGCTTCATCGCTCCGGAAAAGAATCGGACATGACCTTTGAGATTCTCGAGTCCGTGCTGGAGGTCAACGACCGTCAGAAATTGAGACTGATCGAGAAGGTGAAAGCTCATTTTGGAGACCTCAGCGGAAAGCACTTCGCGCTCTGGGGACTCGCTTTCAAGCCAGACACGGATGATATCCGCGAAGCCCCAGCACTTTATATGATCGATGCGCTCCTAGCCGCTGGAGCTACTGTCACGGCCTATGACCCTGAAGCGATGGACAATGTACGCAAGGTCAAAGGAGATGCCATCAATTATGCCGATAGTGGCTATAATGCTTTGAAAGGAGCTGATGCGCTCCTGATCGCGACCGAATGGGGATCATTCCGAAACCCTGATTTTAAGCGTGTCGCTGAAATGATGCCGACTAAGGTCATCTTCGATGGTAGAAATCTTTACGACCTTGAGAGCATGCGCGCAAATGGATTCACTTATTACAGCATTGGACGAGCAGACGTGACCGTATGAAAAGAGTATTGATCACCGGTGCAGCAGGATTCCTTGGATCACATCTATGCGATCGATTCATCAAGGATGGATACCATGTGCTTGCGATGGACAACCTGATCACAGGAAACCTCAAGAACATCGAGCACCTCTATGCCAATGAGAACTTCGAGTTCTTTCATCATGATGTCTCCAAGCATGTCCATGTCCCAGGAGAGCTGGACTACATCCTGCACTTCGCATCACCGGCCAGCCCGATCGATTATCTGAAGATCCCCATTCAGACCTTGAAAGTCGGGTCCCTCGGTACGCATAATCTGCTTGGACTGGCCAAAGCAAAGAATGCCCGCATGCTCATCGCGAGTACGAGCGAGGTCTATGGCGACCCGATGGTCCATCCTCAAACGGAGGATTACTGGGGCAATGTGAATCCTGTGGGACCACGCGGTGTATATGACGAGGCCAAGCGCTTCCAAGAGGCCATCACCATGGCCTATCACCGATTCCATGGATTGGAGACGCGCATTGTGCGGATATTCAATACCTATGGACCGCGTATGCGACTCAACGATGGTCGCGCCTTACCTGCATTCATCGGGCAGGCGCTCCGTGGAGAGGACCTGACTGTCTTTGGAGATGGAAGCCAGACGCGCTCCTTCTGTTATGTGGACGACCTGATCGAAGGGATCGTCCGACTACTGCATAGCGATTATGCTGAGCCGGTCAACATCGGGAATCCCGATGAGATCAGTATCCTCGGCTTTGCGCAAGAGATCATCGCATTAACGGGTACAGAACAAAAAGTGATCCTCAAGGACCTTCCGGTGGACGACCCAAAACAACGCCAGCCGGACATCAACAGAGCAAAAACCATTCTCGATTGGGAGCCTCAAGTTTCTCGGAGCGAAGGCCTGCAGCGCACCTATGAATATTTCCAATCCTTGTCAGAGGAAGAATTGAATCACAAGGAGCATATCGACTTTGAGAAGTACATCATCCGATGAGCGACTATAAAGCACATGAAACGGCTGTGATCGATGCCGGTTGTACGATCGGTAAGGGAACCAGTATCTGGCATTTCAGCCATATCATGCCTGATTGTGTGATCGGTGAGGACTGCAACATCGGGCAGAATGTGGTGGTCT
This region includes:
- a CDS encoding UDP-glucose/GDP-mannose dehydrogenase family protein produces the protein MKIAVVGTGYVGLVTGTCFAETGNDVICIDIDADKVQKMRDGEVPIYEPHLDVIFERNIKAGRLKFTTDLKEGIKDAKVIFLALPTPPGENGSADLSYVLGVAEKLGSLIEEFVVVVDKSTVPVGTAEKVRAKIAENAREQFAVVSNPEFLREGFAVDDFMKPDRVVVGTSSKRARGVMEDLYKPFVRQGNPLIFMDEKSAELTKYAANAFLATKITFMNEIANFCEAVGADVDKVRLGVGTDTRIGKRFLFPGIGYGGSCFPKDVQALHRSGKESDMTFEILESVLEVNDRQKLRLIEKVKAHFGDLSGKHFALWGLAFKPDTDDIREAPALYMIDALLAAGATVTAYDPEAMDNVRKVKGDAINYADSGYNALKGADALLIATEWGSFRNPDFKRVAEMMPTKVIFDGRNLYDLESMRANGFTYYSIGRADVTV
- a CDS encoding SDR family oxidoreductase, whose protein sequence is MKRVLITGAAGFLGSHLCDRFIKDGYHVLAMDNLITGNLKNIEHLYANENFEFFHHDVSKHVHVPGELDYILHFASPASPIDYLKIPIQTLKVGSLGTHNLLGLAKAKNARMLIASTSEVYGDPMVHPQTEDYWGNVNPVGPRGVYDEAKRFQEAITMAYHRFHGLETRIVRIFNTYGPRMRLNDGRALPAFIGQALRGEDLTVFGDGSQTRSFCYVDDLIEGIVRLLHSDYAEPVNIGNPDEISILGFAQEIIALTGTEQKVILKDLPVDDPKQRQPDINRAKTILDWEPQVSRSEGLQRTYEYFQSLSEEELNHKEHIDFEKYIIR